One genomic window of Solanum dulcamara chromosome 12, daSolDulc1.2, whole genome shotgun sequence includes the following:
- the LOC129876223 gene encoding probable aquaporin TIP4-3 isoform X2 — MGSNNNVVFGDEESQLSGGNNRVQPCNSTPRKNTIDDEGKKQTSLSLSQRLGIPDFFSLDVWRASMGELLGSAVLVFMLDTIVISTFESDTKMPNLIMSIVIAIVITILLLAVVPVSGGHINPVISFSAALVGIISMSRAIIYIVAQCLGATLGALALKAVVSSTIEETFSLGGCTITVIGPGPNGPITVGLETAQALWLEIFCTFVFLFASIWMAYDHRQAKALGHVTVLSIVGLVLGLLVFISTTVTAKKGYAGAGMNPARCLGPAIVRGGHLWDGHWIFWVGPTIGCVAFYVYTKIIPPKHFLAEYGYKHDFVGVVKALFGSNV, encoded by the exons ATGGGTTCCAATAATAATGTTGTTTTCGGTGATGAAGAAAGCCAACTTTCTGGTGGTAATAATAGAGTTCAACCTTGTAATTCTACACCAAGAAA GAATACTATTGATGATGAGGGAAAAAAGCAAACTTCTCTCTCACTCTCTCAAAGGCTGGGCATTCCTGACTTCTTTTCTTTGGAT GTATGGCGAGCGTCGATGGGAGAACTCCTAGGCTCAGCTGTTCTTGTTTTCATGTTGGATACTATAGTGATCTCGACTTTCGAAAGTGACACAAAAATGCCAAATTTGATCATGTCAATTGTCATAGCAATTGTGATCACAATCCTACTCCTAGCTGTTGTTCCGGTGTCCGGAGGCCACATCAACCCGGTTATCTCCTTCTCGGCCGCGCTCGTCGGAATTATATCCATGTCAAGAGCCATAATTTACATTGTGGCACAATGTCTTGGTGCTACTTTAGGTGCATTAGCTCTCAAAGCAGTGGTTAGCTCAACAATTGAAGAAACTTTCTCACTTGGTGGTTGTACCATCACAGTAATTGGACCGGGCCCAAATGGGCCCATTACTGTGGGCCTAGAGACGGCCCAAGCCTTGTGGCTTGAGATCTTTTGTacatttgtttttctctttgcTTCAATTTGGATGGCTTATGATCATAGACAAGCTAAGGCTCTTGGCCATGTCACTGTCTTGTCCATTGTTGGTCTAGTGTTAGGCCTTCTAGTGTTTATCTCGACCACGGTGACCGCGAAAAAAGGCTACGCCGGGGCGGGGATGAACCCTGCGAGGTGTTTGGGGCCCGCTATTGTTAGAGGAGGTCACCTTTGGGATGGACATTGGATCTTTTGGGTTGGGCCAACTATTGGTTGTGTAGCCTTCTATGTGTACACAAAGATCATTCCACCAAAGCATTTTCTTGCAGAATATGGATACAAACATGATTTTGTTGGAGTTGTCAAGGCTTTGTTTGGGTCGAATGTATAA
- the LOC129876223 gene encoding probable aquaporin TIP4-3 isoform X1, producing MGSNNNVVFGDEESQLSGGNNRVQPCNSTPRNRNTIDDEGKKQTSLSLSQRLGIPDFFSLDVWRASMGELLGSAVLVFMLDTIVISTFESDTKMPNLIMSIVIAIVITILLLAVVPVSGGHINPVISFSAALVGIISMSRAIIYIVAQCLGATLGALALKAVVSSTIEETFSLGGCTITVIGPGPNGPITVGLETAQALWLEIFCTFVFLFASIWMAYDHRQAKALGHVTVLSIVGLVLGLLVFISTTVTAKKGYAGAGMNPARCLGPAIVRGGHLWDGHWIFWVGPTIGCVAFYVYTKIIPPKHFLAEYGYKHDFVGVVKALFGSNV from the exons ATGGGTTCCAATAATAATGTTGTTTTCGGTGATGAAGAAAGCCAACTTTCTGGTGGTAATAATAGAGTTCAACCTTGTAATTCTACACCAAGAAA CAGGAATACTATTGATGATGAGGGAAAAAAGCAAACTTCTCTCTCACTCTCTCAAAGGCTGGGCATTCCTGACTTCTTTTCTTTGGAT GTATGGCGAGCGTCGATGGGAGAACTCCTAGGCTCAGCTGTTCTTGTTTTCATGTTGGATACTATAGTGATCTCGACTTTCGAAAGTGACACAAAAATGCCAAATTTGATCATGTCAATTGTCATAGCAATTGTGATCACAATCCTACTCCTAGCTGTTGTTCCGGTGTCCGGAGGCCACATCAACCCGGTTATCTCCTTCTCGGCCGCGCTCGTCGGAATTATATCCATGTCAAGAGCCATAATTTACATTGTGGCACAATGTCTTGGTGCTACTTTAGGTGCATTAGCTCTCAAAGCAGTGGTTAGCTCAACAATTGAAGAAACTTTCTCACTTGGTGGTTGTACCATCACAGTAATTGGACCGGGCCCAAATGGGCCCATTACTGTGGGCCTAGAGACGGCCCAAGCCTTGTGGCTTGAGATCTTTTGTacatttgtttttctctttgcTTCAATTTGGATGGCTTATGATCATAGACAAGCTAAGGCTCTTGGCCATGTCACTGTCTTGTCCATTGTTGGTCTAGTGTTAGGCCTTCTAGTGTTTATCTCGACCACGGTGACCGCGAAAAAAGGCTACGCCGGGGCGGGGATGAACCCTGCGAGGTGTTTGGGGCCCGCTATTGTTAGAGGAGGTCACCTTTGGGATGGACATTGGATCTTTTGGGTTGGGCCAACTATTGGTTGTGTAGCCTTCTATGTGTACACAAAGATCATTCCACCAAAGCATTTTCTTGCAGAATATGGATACAAACATGATTTTGTTGGAGTTGTCAAGGCTTTGTTTGGGTCGAATGTATAA
- the LOC129875633 gene encoding thiosulfate sulfurtransferase 18-like — protein sequence FVVLLLFCSSGAEVVTVDVHAARQLILSGHRYLDVRTEDEFKKGHVENSLNIPYMLNAPKGLSCSMLEFLP from the exons TTTGTTGTTCTGCTTCTGTTCTGTAGCTCAGGAGCAGAGGTTGTTACAGTAGATGTTCATGCAGCTCGTCAACTCATCCTATCTGGACACCGTTATCTTGATGTTAG GACAGAAGATGAATTCAAGAAAGGGCATGTAGAGAACTCTTTGAATATTCCCTATATGTTAAATGCTCCCAAAGGTCTCTCTTGCTCTATGCTGGAATTTTTGCCATAG